Proteins found in one Rhizobium sp. NZLR1 genomic segment:
- a CDS encoding L-fuconate dehydratase encodes MTRITDLRVFDLRFPTSQSLDGSDAMNPDPDYSAAYVILDTDASDLAGHGLTFTIGRGNDICCMAIEAMRHLVVGADLGDVLAHPGKFWRHLTSDSQLRWIGPEKGAIHLATGAVVNAVWDLLAKQAGKPVWRLVAEMSPEEIADIVDYRYLTDVLTREEAVEILKRAEAGKAERIAILEKEGYACYTTSAGWLGYEDEKLRRLCKEAIDAGFNHIKMKVGRDLDDDIRRLRIAREVIGPDRYLMIDANQVWDVGQAIDWVKALAPAKPFFIEEPTSPDDIAGHRKIRQAIAPVKVATGEMCQNRIMFKQFIAEGAIDIVQIDSCRMGGLNEVLSVLLIAAKFGLPVWPHAGGVGLCEYVQHLSMIDYIAVSGTKEGRVIEYVDHLHEHFLDPCRIESAAYMPPTLAGFSIEMKPASISNYTFRS; translated from the coding sequence ATGACCCGCATCACCGACCTTCGTGTCTTCGATCTCCGCTTTCCCACCTCGCAAAGCCTGGATGGGTCGGATGCGATGAACCCCGATCCGGATTATTCGGCCGCCTATGTCATTCTCGACACCGATGCGTCTGATCTTGCCGGCCATGGCCTGACCTTCACCATCGGCCGCGGCAACGATATTTGCTGCATGGCGATCGAAGCGATGCGCCATCTCGTGGTCGGCGCCGACCTCGGCGACGTGCTCGCCCATCCCGGAAAATTCTGGCGACATCTGACCAGCGATAGCCAGTTGCGCTGGATCGGCCCGGAAAAGGGCGCCATTCATCTGGCAACCGGCGCCGTCGTCAACGCCGTCTGGGATCTGCTTGCCAAACAGGCGGGAAAGCCCGTCTGGCGGCTCGTCGCCGAGATGTCGCCTGAGGAGATCGCCGATATCGTCGATTACCGCTATCTCACCGACGTGCTGACGCGTGAGGAGGCCGTCGAGATCCTCAAGCGCGCCGAGGCAGGCAAGGCCGAACGTATCGCCATCCTCGAAAAAGAGGGCTACGCCTGCTATACGACCTCGGCGGGCTGGTTGGGTTATGAGGACGAAAAGCTGCGGCGCCTCTGCAAGGAGGCGATCGACGCCGGCTTCAACCATATCAAGATGAAGGTCGGCCGCGACCTGGACGACGATATCCGCCGCTTGAGGATCGCCCGCGAGGTGATCGGTCCCGATCGTTACTTGATGATCGACGCCAACCAGGTGTGGGATGTCGGCCAGGCGATCGACTGGGTCAAGGCGCTTGCCCCGGCCAAGCCCTTCTTCATCGAGGAACCGACAAGCCCCGATGACATTGCCGGCCACCGCAAGATCCGCCAGGCGATCGCGCCGGTGAAGGTCGCGACCGGCGAGATGTGCCAGAACCGCATCATGTTCAAGCAGTTCATCGCCGAAGGCGCAATCGACATCGTCCAGATCGATTCCTGCCGCATGGGCGGGCTGAACGAGGTTCTCTCCGTGCTGCTGATCGCCGCCAAGTTCGGCCTGCCGGTCTGGCCGCATGCCGGCGGCGTCGGCCTCTGCGAATATGTGCAGCATCTGTCGATGATCGACTACATCGCGGTATCCGGCACCAAGGAAGGCCGCGTCATCGAATATGTCGATCACCTGCACGAACACTTCCTCGACCCCTGCCGGATCGAGAGCGCGGCCTACATGCCGCCGACCTTGGCGGGCTTCTCCATCGAGATGAAACCAGCCTCGATCAGCAACTATACGTTTCGGAGCTAA